The following coding sequences are from one Deltaproteobacteria bacterium window:
- a CDS encoding DnaJ domain-containing protein — protein sequence MISYEDIEQARRTLGLPLEACLSDIKTAYKQRLKETHPDKRPRSESAEAEAETEGLIRAYETIMTYVAQYPYSFDHEQYKKVRRRDPTWAVVRFWREMQEP from the coding sequence ATGATATCTTACGAGGACATCGAACAGGCCCGCCGGACGTTAGGTCTGCCTCTGGAGGCATGTCTGAGTGATATAAAGACCGCATATAAACAGCGTTTGAAGGAGACCCATCCTGACAAGCGGCCTCGATCTGAGTCGGCAGAGGCAGAGGCGGAAACAGAGGGTCTGATCCGGGCTTACGAGACCATTATGACTTATGTGGCCCAGTATCCGTATTCATTTGATCATGAGCAGTACAAGAAAGTCCGCCGCCGAGATCCGACCTGGGCTGTAGTCCGATTCTGGCGGGAAATGCAGGAGCCTTGA
- a CDS encoding MTH1187 family thiamine-binding protein yields MAIAQVSIVPLGTGSTSLSPFVARVAGWLEEKGVKYQLTPMGTILEGEAPEILALIAQMHELPFEAGAARVMTLITLDDRRDKKATAQGKVKSVTSKLSKNR; encoded by the coding sequence ATGGCCATTGCTCAGGTAAGCATCGTCCCGTTGGGCACGGGGTCAACCAGCCTCAGTCCTTTTGTGGCCCGTGTGGCCGGATGGCTGGAGGAAAAAGGGGTGAAATATCAGCTTACGCCCATGGGGACTATTCTTGAGGGTGAAGCTCCTGAAATCCTTGCCTTGATCGCTCAGATGCACGAATTGCCTTTTGAGGCGGGAGCCGCCCGGGTCATGACCTTGATCACCCTTGACGACCGCCGGGATAAAAAGGCCACGGCTCAAGGGAAAGTCAAGTCCGTCACCAGTAAGTTGAGTAAAAACCGATGA
- a CDS encoding MerR family transcriptional regulator has translation MAVMIKKDWLTIGEVSNLTGIAIHTIRYWEGEFNSYLAPVRTNGRQRRYNEQTVRQIIEIKTLLKDEKYSIAGARQVLDSRNGGKAYLVSSK, from the coding sequence TTGGCCGTGATGATTAAAAAGGACTGGCTCACCATTGGTGAAGTCTCAAACCTCACAGGCATCGCCATCCACACCATCCGTTACTGGGAGGGTGAATTTAATAGCTATCTTGCGCCGGTACGGACAAATGGCCGCCAGCGGCGGTATAATGAGCAGACTGTCCGGCAGATTATAGAGATCAAGACCCTGCTCAAAGATGAGAAATACAGCATCGCTGGCGCCCGGCAGGTCCTTGACTCACGAAACGGCGGGAAAGCTTACCTGGTTTCCAGTAAGTAA